ataatttattgtattatttgggatacggtatgggacgtatcatttaactgaatagtattaatagttgttgtggagacTTCTGggcaatctgtttcgcttagtgccatgccccgatgattccgccatcggttggggtgtgacagggatagaaccatagctaagggaaaaagagtacatTGTGCATTATACAAAATTAACAACATGATGTATGATGATGCTAAATCGATACTTCAGAACCTTTAAGATAAACTAATGCTACTGGATCAGTTTTTGTTGCCTGACCCAAGACGATGCTAAGAAAATCTAATAGGAAAAAACTTTGTGAACGGAACAGGGTGCAACATATAAGATTATAACTGTATCTTGCTAATATCTACAACGTAATTCCAGGTGTCATTTTGTTTATAAGATATATCAGTGCTTCAATCGCAATTAAGTATCATACTTTTGGACCACGTATTTCTCCACCCTCTTGGGGACAGTACGAATCTTTTTATATATCAAGCGACCGGACAATCATTAGTGTGCTCAACGAATGAGTATTTTCCATGTAACATCATCTGGATGTAGTTtaattttagagttaaatgccattttagtccctgtggtttgggccattttgccagtttagttcaaaggtttcattttttgcttgtgggtccaaaaaggtttcactgttgccattttagtccactaggttaacttcatccattttttctgttaacgagaatggCAATTCGGTCATTATATATGTGATTccgttaactagaagggcaattcggtcatataaaatgaccaaattgccattctcgttaacagaaaaaatggatgaagttaacccagtggactaaaatggcaatggtgaaacctttttggacccacaggcgaaaaatgaaacctttggactaaactggcaaaatggcccaaaccacaggaactaaaatggcatttaactttTAATTTTATGAGCAAATATTATAAATATACTCAAACTACAAATCAATAAATAATTATGTTGTGCAAAGGTCTTCAAGAATTCTCtctatgtaacaccccgtgtttcgaaagtcaaagtcaaagtcaagattggagtcaaagggagaaaagattgctaattgtgatctgtctctccttgctcaattcctgttttgacttctttgacttgtagatagacTTTATAtgcttttacgttagttgtattatgtggagtacttgttaataattgaggtttaatcgatgtttatcgcatgttttatcgctttatcacTTATCGCTTATCacattcgcaactcgaattatgcgttctggatattgttttacgtgtgtgcctttatgtgttacttgtgcatgtttattatgtttatgttgtggtgattaatcgaaacgcaatcgcaacttaatcgcaatcgaatcgccaACGCTAAATGCAAGTTAATTAGGATGaatgtatgttagatatagtagttgggattaaaagtaatttgatgagaaactctatcgcatcgcaacgctcaacacgcgaatcgaaacagcaaaactcgtcgcaccgaacactcgaatcgaggggccaaccgatcgagtttccacccgatcgggttgccacccgatcgagtgccacccgatcgagctgccacctgatcgggctgccacccgatcgaccagccactttCCCCCACTTTCCATTTATGGataccctataaatacccctcatatgtcacatcacttgatgttgacAGCTTTCTCTCTACTCAGCTCGCTCCAGCCCACTTTTCTTccgatttctcacgattcttgtaagttttcaacctaaatcttgtactttcttgatctacacgcactcctacacctttctatcttttgaatcttaacttttaaccgtgaaatcactggatttgaggtgttctaggatgatgtcatcatggtgttcataagaacttcatgttttagcttcaatccaccaagaacaacttagatctggacgatttccacataaataaacaaagatcttgcatagatctgaacatattcatggtgaaaaggactgaaagatggttttccaactttctttcaactcttttacactaaATGCACTCAAACCCGatggaatcggagcttgttctaaccttctactcattcttagtgataCATTAGTTCCAGATCCGAATTGTATCCGGGAGAGATATTGATTTCGGGTTTGAAAATGAACAACCGACTCGAACCGTGAACTgttcggactagggtgattcctattCGGTTGGGTCACTTGGGACGAGATAAGGGTCCTGTTGTTTAAGCAAGATATCAAAACATCTCATTCAAAGCTACAACACTTCAAACAGAAACAAGTGTTAGGACGATCAGACCGTCGGGACGGATTGCCGCCCAATCGACCGGCCGTCCGATCGGgctgcacttggttccatacttAAGCTATTTCTCAAACTATTCAAAGGATATGAACGTTGAaatggattaccacccgatcggattgccatcagATCGAGTTACCATCCGATCGTGTGACGTTTGggacttaaacaattttcaataTGTTCAATGCATACGGAGCACCACccaatcggatagccatccgatcgagtgaccgtcctgcggtgaacttgttctcaacctGAAAAGCCTCGCCATTCGGatcgccgtccgatcgaacgaccgttcgatcgaccgaccacttcaaaagacaagccatcatacataaacacatccatccaaacgaggtaacaatccaatcgcatggtcacccgatcggatgaccatccgaatggattgtcacccgatcgactggccatctgttcggattgccatccgatcggattaccgtccgatcccTTGACACTTGTatcgttttacgcgccgcttatcgtttatgctatcgttctgatcaggctaaactCACtttagcgctcccttcaatccatcatcgctgtgagtatacgcgaaccctttttgctttacgcacttttgggtgttacatacgttacttattctaaatcacttcgaacacactacgcaatactttaacccgctaaccgttaccgcgtgttatacgtgacttaatgaatgcttgtttgttatgtttacacatggattgctgtctacctgccttggCAACGGtaatactatagtttggactcagcacctattcactcaggggttgttaaggataattaATCACATGGTTCACAGTGGTGaacatgtattacgaactgccttgcgctgtcaacccgtagtcattggtattgataggatcgtgtcgataacttacgtgcttcatttcacactgtgtacgtgctggttatgcgtaaacgatttcgaactctattatatctattaaacttgcatgcttacctttacactatgtgtattgacttttactttaacgtatgtggcaggtgcttaagatgtttaaatgcttggcttgctgtgaaatcgaggctaggaaaggtctagaaacaaataaacgaattgtctgtatttaaattctgagttgtcgaaacagaacaatTTGTCTTGACTTTTCCAGTAATAATTATGTTActtttatgtcatggtatgggacgtgatgctttaactaattggtaatcgtagttgttatagaaacttctggacaatctgtttcgctcagtgccacgcctcgatgtttccgccatcggttggggtgtgacactctaGTTCGACAATGCCTCTAGATGATGTTTATTtcatcactgtaaactgcgattataTGAACTTTACGAGTTTTATTATGATAAATAGGTATGGATCATTTTATCAACTTATACCCCTATTTTTTAAATCTCAACTAAGTCAATCGTCTCACATACGACCAGTTCCTTGATATTTATTATATGAAAATCTCTTGAGATTTATAAGACACGTATGGGGTTATTGTTTTTTGATGCTTCAGGTGTTTTTAGTCTTTCAGAAATTTTTATGTAGATATCATTTTCCAATGTCCCCCATAAGTGTGTGGTAACGACATCCATAAGTTTTATCTGAAGTCAATATGAGATTGCGAGACTGCTAAAACGTCTAAAGGTTATCACATCCATTACTggggaatacgtttcctcataatcaacttctgggatttgaaaaaaaaacatttatgtTACAAGTCATGCCTGACACCGCAGAATCTCATTGTTTGTTCAATACCGATATTTCCTTTGGAACTTTATATTCTTCCGCTGAAGCATTATTTTCTTCTAGAATCGTATCGGGGTCTCTTCTAAGACATTTACCTCTTTTGGGGTTTTAGTAATAACCTTTTGTGAGGTTCCACCAACTGCATTATTTTACTCATTTGGTTTTCGTGGGTCTTTTATATTTGGAACTGATTTgtctttttgtgttttctttgTATGGTAATCTTGCTTAGATTACTTTAGTTTGAGTTGATGATTTTGATACCGATATAAGTGTCTTTATCACTCTGTATTTGTGAATATATCTTGTAAGTTCATTTGCTATTCTTTGCAAACGTATTCGCTTTATTGGACTTCATATTTATAATGACCACTTCAAGGGGCACAATAATGATGCATTGCATATCTTACTTGCATTACTAGTCTTTCTTTATTCTTATCTCCCTCTAAAGACTAGGATAACTGCCTTATGAACTTGACATTTGACATAAGTCTCACATCAATGGTTATAGATATTTTGGGATGACTAGTAGTTAGAAACAATGTAGTTACCCAGTCTTGTATGTAATCCCTCTTGGTGCGTAGTGATGACGGTTGCATAACAAAATATTTTGAAGTAGGACACACTTGGTTCTCTTCAATAGACCAATTGTAACGAGGAGTATTCATGATTAGCAGTTGGTCTTAAACTGATTAGATAGCCGTCAAAAGATGAATTCTATCTCAACTACATATGTCTCTCAGTATATTTCACATTGTGCCCAACAATGGTCCCTACAATTGCATTGTCAAAAAGCAGCGTTAAACCATGATAAATAATAATGTTCCATATTGTCAGGCATATGCTACACTTGTGTAGCTGAAAACTCACATGTGACCATTTAtagatagggctgtaaacgaaccgaacgttcagcgaacagttcgtgaaccgttcggcgagaagtttgtttatgttcgttcgtttaataaacgaaccaacatcaacaagaaatttcgttcgattagttaaatgaatgaacatgaacagaggtctcgttcgttcgattgcgttcgtgaacgttcggtaaggtgttcgtgaacgtgttcgtgaacatgttTATGAACATTCGTTGAATtgcgtttgtttatgttcgtatgtttgtgttttagttgaagatctttgtatttttttatattttatttgtactttttatattattaaacttttatttattttattaccctaacaattaaactaggaaactcactttcaccttgtttatgcatcattaccctttcatttctcattatttacattggcaaatacgatcgacctccgttccacaataagggatgcaagttcgagtgctactctatgggccatctatctttatccttcgtcgcgtttgccaaatttatttgtgtttgtttgtgttcgtgaaccattcgcgaacacactcatttccttaatgaacgaacacgaacataaaatctcgttcggtaagtgttcatgaaccgttcgtgaacacatttatttccttaacgaacgaacacgaacaagaccttgttcgtgttcgttcggttcgtttacagccctatttatagATGCATCACTTAAGTACATTGAATATTTAAATGGTCTATATATAAGAGGGATTGTTTGTAGGAGTTTGTTTTATGATGATAAAGAACGCTCACTCCTATACAATAAGCGTTTTGGTAGCGAGGCTTTTAGATTAGTTAGTGGTGCTAGTTGGTAATGATGCTATCTGGATGACCAATTTGGTCATGCCGTATGGTAAACGAATATTTGTCTAGTAACGTCAGGTTACTCACCATATTTGAATTTATGTTATTTATTTTGTACAATATATTCTAGCTGGTAAAACTTTTAGTTTTCTAATATGTTTTCTAGCCATTTTTGTCGTGTGAAATATTGTAGATATTTAGTATCACTTCGGCCCACGGTTTCAAAGTGATAAACGTTTACTCAAGTATAAATAGAACTAAGTAAGGTCTCGGAGGCCAAGTACTCTTCGAGTAATCGCTACAAGGTAGATTGCCGAGActcgagtactctccgcctaggcagAGTACTTCCCAAGTACTCTCAactccgactagggagcgcctagcgacttttgcaaccatctTCAAGAATAATAAAAACTTAGAATCTATGGGTAAGATTTTGGTGCTCTTCTCGAGTGTTTGATACGCTACTAACACATGAAATAGTATTCGTAAGTGTCTTCGCCCAGAGATAAGtgataattttttttgttttatattagTTGTGTTTTTTTGTATATTTGACATTTGTCACCCATATATTTAATATATCTACAAATTTCTAGATATGCATAGTTATAAATTGTGCATTTATATAAACTTGATAACATCTTAGGGTATCCGCATTTGTGGCGGGTGTTTTATTTTCCCTTTACGAACATCCCCCTCGATGACTGACTCATGATATGCTGATGTGACCACTCATGTCAGCGTTTTAATCATGATATTCTACACATTTGGCCTCTTTTAGGGCCAAataattctttttcttttccaTCAACACAAAAAGATTGCCACATTCGCTTTAGGGAATGGCTGGCACCGGTTGGCCAGATTATATGATATTTATGTATGAACTTGTAATTGATTTGCTATTTAGAAAATGGGAAGTATCTTACCGGTGGCTACCAAAAATCTCGTTAAACTTTCGAAATCTGGACTTAAAGCGCTGTTATTCATTCCACTATTGAGATCCGAAATTCCTGTCACCGACAACCACCTTTGTTAACCACCATTGACCCATCGAATACCGTCGTTGCTTTGCTATCACTAACAACCGTCAACATCATCACCATTCTCCAATTATGTCGTCGGTTTCCATGAAACACCACCCGGAACTAGCATTACCACCACTGTTCATTCCAAAACCGACACCACTGTTATCACCCATCACCGTCATAATACCATCGCTCATTTCTGGTAGCCACGTACCGTCACCACCATCGTTTCCAGAACAAGATGGCTGGCGATCGGAGAAGAGGAAGAAAGGTAGATATGGTAGGTATATGTGTTTATTTAGGtggttgatggtggtgatggtatTAAAGTTCTTATGCCACATAAGCAGTCACATTAGCAAAAAAAACTAACAGAGTTACACATCAGTTAAAATAACTTGACGAAGAAACTAGATTGAAAGTTGGGACCGTCGGCAACAATTGCTTTAGTTGAGACTCTTGCCGACCAATATGTCATAGTTGAGATTGTTTAAATCTAAATAACTTatattttttagttatttttatcatAACTTTATATATgataattattaatatataaatatatatttagtatataaaacaaataataagcTCGTTTAATCTCGCAAGCCAGCTCGAGCTCAATAAGTAAAGCTTGGGATCGTGCTCAGGCTCGTTTTGTTAAAGAAGCTTACTTCAAGGATCCAGGTTGTTTAAACTCGACTCGATCTGAGCTTTTAAGAAACCGATCTCGAGTAACTAACGAGTGAATTGCTTCACTTGGTATATCTCTAAATAAATTATACAATCCTTGTTTTTTCTATACACATCTTATTTCTTCTCTTGTATGTGCACATTTAAACTATCAATCCTTGAATATTCAAACGTAGATGAGAATTACTTAACCCAATCATATATGTGAATGGTATAAAATTGAGGCGTGTAACACGTTATGATATTTTAAAGGATCTCTTCATTTACAAGAAACTGTAAAGAAAATTCGGCATATGATCCTTTTGTGAAAGTTGTCATGGTCGGAACGTAGGGACAAGGATTAGTTTGAGTATCCTATGAACATAGGTTCGGTAGTGTGTGTTTGTACATCTATTTAATTGATATTAAATAATCAGAGGTGATTTTGTTTTTTAAGTGATAGaattcatgtttttttttcatcTTTTTGCGTACGAGGTGGtcttaaaatctttttgtgaaaaaaaaaatcaaaattgttAACAAATATATAACTGAAAACACATCCACAAATAGATGTGCGCATGTTATGAAAGGAACACATATTAACATGAAATTaaaaaggaatattggattttaataatcccaactattcgttgttggccgccaacagttccaacttcaaaaataaccactggcagtcccaactattgacatattggccaccaatggaccctgactaacagaaccctaacgtcgtTAGTCTCCGGCCGTCGGAAAACCGTTTTTGTCCAGAAAAAAAGTTTCgaaaggtccgatctaaggttacaaagaggtttgggacgaaaatgttgagttttctgCCGAAAAAAGAGTTTTCCTGCGACTttaataattggggcttttactagaaaaaggttcGCAAAGGTccataataaggttacaaagaggtttgagacgaaaatgttgagttttccggccaaaaaacgtttttccggcgaccggagactaacggcgttagggttaTGTTAGTtagggtccattggaggccaatgTGTTAAAAGTTaggactgccagtggttatttttaaagttgggactgTTGACGGCCAACGGCGAAtggttaggattattaaaatccaatgtTCCAACTAAAAAAGATCTACCACAAGGACACAAGATAGTAAAATTCAATATCTtcactagggctgtaaacgaaccgaacgttcagcgaacagttcgtgaaccgttcggcaggaagttcgtttctgttcgttcgtttaatgtttaataaatgaacgaacatgaacaagaaatttcattcgattagttaaatgaacgaacatgaacagaggtctcgtttgttcgattgtgttcgtgaacgttcggtaaggtgttcgtgaacgtgttcgtgaacattcgttgatttgtgTTCGTATATGTTCTTATGTCTGTGTTtgaattgaagatctttgtactttcttatattttatttgtactttttatattattgaacttttatttattttatttccctaacaattaaactatgAAACCcattttcaccttgtttatgcatcatttccctttcatttctcattatttacatccacgaatacAATCAACAtctgttccacaataagggattcaagatcgagtgctactctctgggccatctatctttatccttcgtcgcgttcgccaaatgtatttgtgttcgtgaacacgctcatttccttaatgaacgaacacgaacataaaatctcgttcggtaagtgttcatgaaccgttcgtgaacacatttatttccttaacggacgaacacgaacaaggccttgttcgtgttcgttcggttcgtttacaaccctaatcTTCACAACAGTACACACAACGGGCTGTTTGCTGGGTATAAACCAGTCTAGATTCGTAACAAATAGCGCTTTACGATGGATTTACTATAAATATAACCGGTCGCAAATAGTTTCCTTGCTAGTTATTTTGCGAGGGAAAATACTTGTTACATACATTAGCAACCATATATATGTTGCCAATAGATATGAGACGGATTCGCAATAGACTGTTGCTCCTACTAGAGTTCTTTTGCAATGGGCATGCGACAGATTTTGTGATAAAAATTCTTTTTACCTATAACGACGAAACTATTGCAACACATTTGTGACGAATCTGGGACAATAGCTATTTTTTTCAACTCAATTATGATTTATGGGCAGAGTCACATATAAATACCTTTACAATACAATGGAACAGATGATCCTAAAAGCATTTTAGAACTTCTATTTGTTATACTTAGTTGTGATCAGAACTATTGAGGTGAGAATACATGTATATATAATCACACGTATttgtatatacatgtatatatgaATCCGCATTATTTTAGTGTTTGTTTTGATCAAGTTTCAATAAAATTGGATTTGTTAAGTCTAGTGTGCCAAAATTATACTACCAAGGAATCCAAACCGATTAACCTAAATGATGGATCGAGGTGTGGTTGTGATGATCGAGTCTAAAAAAGAGGTGGTTAATGCCATTGTTGCGTCTACATAATGGGTGTAATTGTTTGGTTTTCCAGCTAGCTTCTTGCTAGTCGTTTTTTATAGGAATTTAGCCCTTAAAAAACCTAAAGAATGGGTCTAGTTGTGGTTCTATTTTTCTTTTCCTAAAATTACATATATGTTTAACATCTATagtataaagaaaaaaaataaaacttaattgTGTTTGTTTACAAAACTTGTTTTTTTGTTAATATACCTTAGAATAGAAGTCTTCGTTAGTATTACCGACCAAACAATTATCAATTGGAAACCATCAATTGCTATGTACCGTCAAATCCAATCGACATGCctactttatttgttaaataatattCATGAGATTACCAGGAAACTTACAATGAACAACTTTACATAAAAATATTATGGAAAAATTCTTGTATTTTCCTTAAAATTTCCTCATTTCATTTCTACAAGAACCAATGCATCCTCCACTTCATCCTCACTCATGCAAGCAAATCTAGTCTCATAGAAACTAACAcatgattttcatatatttatttgtATCTTACATGTTAATAGAATGGTTTGTCTTATTACATGACTTGTATATTTTTCTTGCCCGTCCTCTTTTCCAGTTTATATTTGATACACCAACGACCACTTGTGTGGCGGATCCACCACACGAAGAAACTCATGCCATGAAGCTTGGTGGTTTTGAGAATGTCCAAGGTAAGAAGATCTTGGGAATGAATCCAAAGATTGTGATGGAAAGATTAGGAATGTTTTGGGATCCCAATGATCAAAATGAGAGTATAGCATTGGGAGATATGGTTGATTTGTTTATTGAGGATGAACCAAGCTTAGATGAAGTGAAAGAAGCCTTTAGTGTGTTTGATAAGAACGGTGATGGGTACATTGATGCGAACGAGCTACAAAATGTGCTTTCTGAAATGGGGTTTTTACAAATATCCGAAAGTGATTGTAGAACGATGATTGTTGGCTATAGTGCGCAGAATGACGGTAAGATTAATTTTCAAGAATTTTTGAAAGTCGTTGAGGATGCTTTTCTTTAACTTAGAAATCTTGTGTACTATGTTGCATTGCTAGCTAGTTCTTCATTTAGTTTTTTGAAACATATAGTGTCGTATTTGGTACATTGTACATGTATTACAAGAAAGGAAGTACAAGGTTTATGTATGTTGGAATGATTATTATGGCATATTTGGTTTCAAACTTTTTAATCACTATTATTATTTATCTATAATCACTATTATTATTTATCTATTTAAAATAAAAACTCACGTTATGCTAGGAAGAAGTATCTAAAAAATACATTAACAAAGGTAACGTCAGGATCCTAAAAAATAAACCTAGCTAAAACTGTTGTCTAGTGTAGAACAAACACAATGATTGAGGTTGAATTGTATTGAGATTGTATTGTACTAGAGCTAGGGTTACAGACTGAGGTGTTTATATAGACCACCATTTTATACATTTACCCCTACACTATGACGTATTGTTTACTTTccgacactccccctcaagttgagtagtgggaTCACCAATACTTAACTTGCTCAAACAGCTACTAAAGACGTTTCCGTTGACGGCTTTTGTGAGTATATCTGCGAGTTGATCTTTTGATgaaactgttggtgcacttgtgtctgtactttgtctgtattcgatcttgatgtaaaacgatgttctTGTttgtcatgtaagtttgaccaagtcaaccatcctcctggtttgacttggccaaacagttagtttatgaatgtaacatgtctagttcgaaggatgtctcatcgaaggatagtttagatccttcgatgagctcgaaagttgAACCTTCAATGGATAGACCTCGATAGATCACCCTTCGAGGTCACTGTGAAACCTTCGATGGAagtctgatcgaaagatgatctttcgatcagtattCCTGATCCTTCGACAGGTTCAACATCGATAGATGGTCCTTCGagacatctatcggatccttcggacagacctgctgtgtatgggtataaatacccatgcattgtGTTCATTTCATTTAGACAGAGACAGagacacacacacacagacagaaagatagactCGAGAGTTAGAGAGAGttttctgtcaagaacacacacacacttagagagagtttacaaaacagatttgtaaacattgtgcttgtaaccggaaccttcattcgcattaatacaagtggtgttaatcggtgaatcttgtgtgttttgtgtttatgcttgtctcaactCGGTTTGCATTCttgcttggattccgcactcgctagtgtgttactataacaaggttaaggttaaACCTCATCCTCcacgagggacctacaagtggtatcagagccgtggctctttaccttgttaaaaaccgggttttgttcaagtcttggtgtgtttggacacttggtttagctccCGTTTTTAGTGGTTTTCCTGTATTTCTtggcataaaaacgtgttctaaaccaaccgggagtgtttaaaagcgggttgggtaacttacaaCTTGTTTTTACGaaatttggtgatttccggccaaattccggtgtgttccggtgactggactttttggataaggtttgccattttgggcatattttgtttgaaaatctaagttggtgaaaagttgaggtCAGAACatactttctgccgaaagttggttcaccaaccaatcacctttctcaccaacctgtcacctttttgtcagttgtgtcagaagcaatcgaaggatatctttcgatatcgaacgatcatctttcgatcaaggaaggctcgatagataatcatctttcgacccatccttcgaagtttGTGATCTTTCTTTCGAGCTcagggaatctattcgaaggatacatatacgaaagataaggatcattaaattgtgaatctttcgaaattgttgttcgaaagataaggatctttcattgtgaatctttcgagattagtgttcgaaagataaggatctttcaaattgtgaatctttcgaagtctttgttcgaaactcaacagtgatctttcgaacactgttgatccttcgaacaagtcttgatctttcgaacaagtcagtatctttcaattcttgtctgtttgaatttaacagtttgtgtttgttgGTTTTCTATTAGTAtttcatcaaaatgagttgtacaagtccttgggactggagtattgactcacaatctagtcaagagcTAACCTCTGCCGCAGCTTGGGCGaaaagtatgtttccaccgccat
This is a stretch of genomic DNA from Helianthus annuus cultivar XRQ/B chromosome 16, HanXRQr2.0-SUNRISE, whole genome shotgun sequence. It encodes these proteins:
- the LOC110916918 gene encoding probable calcium-binding protein CML45, whose translation is MIFIYLFVSYMLIEWFVLLHDLYIFLARPLFQFIFDTPTTTCVADPPHEETHAMKLGGFENVQGKKILGMNPKIVMERLGMFWDPNDQNESIALGDMVDLFIEDEPSLDEVKEAFSVFDKNGDGYIDANELQNVLSEMGFLQISESDCRTMIVGYSAQNDGKINFQEFLKVVEDAFL